TCAGCACAATCACCGACCGCTTCAGCAGCTCGTGCCCGTTGCGGGCCGCCAGCCAGTTCACCGTCTTTTCAATCCCCTTGGCGCCCTCGGCATCACAGGAGCCGATGATCATCAACGCATCCGAGACTGACAGCACCGCCTTGAAGAACTCGGTTTCGACGGCGTTGCCGCAATCGACCAACGACAGTTGGTAAAAGCGGCGCGTCAGGGCGACAGTCTCGAAAACCGTTGCCGCATCGAGATCCATCGGGTTAGCGACGTTTTGGTTGCCCGCCAACACCTCGAGACGCTGCTTGTTTTGCCCGGTGAAATGACGCGCCTTGGGATAGTCGACAACCGCATCTTTGGCGGCAAGAAAATCCCGAATTGAGTACTGCGCCTTCGGGTCAACGAAGTGACCCAGACTCCCGTAGGTCGCATCGGCGTCGATCGCGATCACCGGTTGTTTGCGCTCATCGGCGAATGTGGTGCCCACACCGGCGGTCACCCGAGTCTTGCCGACACCACCTTTGATCGACACCGCCGTGATTTGGTAATTGCCGGGAATGTTGGACGTCACCTGCGCCTTCCAGTCACGCAATTGGCGCTCACGAGGCCCGGCACCCGGATTGACCAAACCGCCCGTGCATACGTAAATCGCTTTACGCCAACCGATTTCGGCCGGCTCACGGCGCCGCTTGACGACTTCCTCGACTTCCACGTGTCGGGTGTGTACCGACCCGGCGCTCTGAAGGTCCGCGCGCGGCGCCCACCGTTCCGACGGGTCGACGCGTGGCGGCGCCCACCGCTGCGCGGGGGCCGGTGTCTGCGGGCGTGGGTCAAACTGCGGCCGCGGCGGGATGGCGCCTGGTTGCTGCCTGATCGGGCCGCTGGCCGGCGAAAAGTCGGTACCGCCCGCCCGCGACCACGGCACAGCGTTGGGGTGTCGCGCCGGCACCGGCGCGGGCCCAACGTGGCCGCCTTCAGTGCCACCCGCGACCGGTGGCGCGGTGTCAGCGGTCGGCGGCCACGTGCCCTGCGGAGCGCTCCCCGGCGCCGGCGGTGGGGCGAACTCGTACTTGCCCACCGGCGGGGAAGGCAGCTGCGGTGTCGGCACCTGAGGTGCTTGCGGCGCGGCGGGCTCGGGTACCCGCAGATCCGACAACGACACCTCCTCGGTGCGCTCGTCTGCGGGCGCGACCTGCTCGCGGTGCTGCTCGGTGTTTTCCGGCGACAGGTAGCGCGACACGAAGTCGGAATTGTCCGTCATTACTCGTCCCCCAAATGGATGGCGTTTACTACTTCAGATCCTAGGTCCAGAATTCTCGCTATACCACGCCCGCCAGGTATTTATCGAGAAAGTTTGCTGGCACGGATGTACCGCTTTTTCTCAGGCCATTCGCTCGTGACTCGCCCAAGCCCGGACCCCGACGCTGTCGAAGACGGTCGTCAACCCCTGATGCAGTTGGCCAGGGGTGGCCGCGGCGATGGCCAACCACTCCTGCTGGCTACCCGGCGGCGGATTGAGCCGATACAGCGCCACCCGCCCCGAGCCGGTGTCGCGCAAGTTCAGCACCGTCTGGCTCCACACCGTCTCGGTATCGACATGTGCACGCGCATAGGCCAACGCCTCGGCTTGTGGATCCTCTAACGCCGCCCCCAGCTCAGCGAGCGCACCACCACGCAACCCCAGCGAGCGCAGCGCGGCCATCTTGGCCGCGTCCGAGCCGGCCTGCGCATGCAGATTGATCGCGGTGCGCAGGTCATCGAGGGGAACGTTGACCGCGCTGATACGGGCCGGCTCGACCCGGTGCACCGAGTCCAGCGCTTCGACGATCAGCCGTTCCACCCATTCCTGATCGGTTCCACGGCAGTCGTCGATGGTGATGTAGGACCCGGCGCGCACCGCTGACGCCCAGCGCCCGTCGCGCCGGGCCAACACAATGCGCAGCTGCTCATCCGGTATCGCACGCCACGTGCTCGGATCATCCATCACCACCGGTGTCACCACGGTCATCGCCCCGTGCGACACCAACACAACAATCTCCACATCAGGATTGGCCAACACGGCCATCCGCGCGGCGATATCCGAACGCACCACCGCGCCCTCATCGGCAATCCCCTGGTCAACCAACACCGCCAGGCCCGGGTGTGCGATCAGCCACTCGGTGCTTTGAGGCTGGCCGTAGGGGCGCCCACGCAGCTCGGGGGCGAGCTGGGAAATGCCCAGCATGGCCTGCAGCAGCCACAACCCCTCCAGGTTGACGGTGATGTCGGACGCAGGGCTGGTGGGGGGTGTGTCAGCGATCGTCATCGAAAGGCTTCCTGGTCGTTGAACGCAAACGTGGCGGCACCATGCCCGATGCCGCCACGTCGTTGCCTGTGAACAGTGCGGGCTAGGCCCACGAAGATCCGACGGCGCTGTCGGTGCTGTTCATGTTGGAGCCGGCGGTCTGGACCTTCTGCCCGTGCTGGTTGGCCTGCTCGTAGATCACCTGAAAATTGCGGCCCAACTGGGTGATGAATTCCTGGCAGGCCACCGACCCGGCGCCGCCCCAGAAATCCCCGGCGGCAAGCACGTCGCGAACGATCGCTTGGTGCTCGGCCTCCAGGGAAGCAGCCTGAGCGCGGATGAGAGCGCCGTGGGCATCGACATCACCGAACTGGTAGTTGATCGACATAATTCACGTCTCCTTGGATTACGAGTTGGTAGGGACCCGGCGGCTAACTGCCCAGGATCTGTTGAGAGGCCTGCTCTTGCTGCTCGTAGTTGTTGGCGTCGCGGATCAGTCCGTCGCGCACTCCGTGCAGCATGTTGACGATGTTGCGGAAGGCCTGGTTGGTCTGGCCCATGGTGTCGTAGGAGGTCGCCTGGGCCTGGCCGCTCCAGCCGGCCCCGGCGATGTTCTGCGAGGAGGCCCACATCTTGCGGGCTTCGTCCTCAACGGTTTGGGCGTGCATCTCAAAACGGCCCGCCATGTCACGCATCGCGTGCGGGTCGGTCATAAAACGGGTGGCCATAATAAGCTCTCCTTAAAGCACAGATGATTTTATTTCAGCGTTGCTGTGTGATCAGTCTATTGGCCTGATCTCACGCCGGGCAACGGTCGGACAAAGCTATTTATGCGAAATTTTTTCCTGCATCGTCGCCGCTTAAGTTGCGCTAGTGGCGGCGCACTACTTTGACCGGTTTTCCATAGCGCGGGCTGCCGTCACTGTCGGTGCCGCGGCCATGCATCCCCGCGGCCATCGGAGTCCCCCCATACATCCCGGACCCCCCGGCGGTGGCCGGTGCGGCTGCCGAAGACAGGCCCCCGCCCGAGGCGCCCACCGGTGCGACCGCCCGTACGGTGCTCGCCGATTCCGCGCTGCCGGCCCCCGCCGTCCAGGTCGCCGGCACCGATAAGCCGCCCAGCGACCCCGCCCGCCCGGCCATGGCCTCCACTTCCGAGGCTGCCCCGCCCAGCCCCGCAAGCCCGGGCCCGCCGGCACCGGTTGCCGCCGACGTCCCGCCGGCCCCGAACATGCCAGGATTCATGAAACTCATGAACGGGCTCAGCAGTGACTGGAACTGGCCCAGACCGCCGCCCCCCAGGCCACTGCTCAACGGCGATGAAAGCCCTTGCAGCGCTTGAGGAATGGTGCTCACTAACTGCGGGCCCATCGACAGCATCGTCTGGCCGTCCAAACCCGCGGGCAAACCGGCGCTGCTCGCGAAATTCATCGGTTGCTGTCCGGCCGCCTGGCCGCCCGATTGCCCCAATGCGGCCGCTTGAGCTGCCAGCCCGATCGGATCGGAGTTCGGCACCGGCGGGGTGAAAGGAATCAGCGTGCCGGTAATCCCCGAGGCCTCACCGGCGAAGCCATACATCGTCGTGGTGTCTTGAGCCCACATCTGCCCGTAATGTGCCTCGTTGGCCATGATCGCCGGAGTGTTAAAGCCCATGACGTTGGTCGCAACCAGCGCCGCCAGCTGGGCCCTGTTCTCGGCGATCACCGGCGGGGGCACCACCCCGGCCCGGGCGGCCTCAAACGCGGCCGCCGCCGCGGCCGCCGCCGCCGCCGCGGCCTGGCATTGCTCGGCCGTGGCGATCATCCACACCACGTAGGGGGCCGCCGCCAACGCCATCGTCACCGACGACGGACCCATCCACGCCGTGCTGGTCAGCGCCTCGATAACCGCCTGAAAAGCCCCGCCCGCCGAACCGAGCTGCACCGACAGTGCCTGCCAGGCCGCCGCCGACGCCATCAAAGACGACGAACCCAGGCCGGCATACATCCGGCCTGAGTTGATCTCCGGCGGAACCTCGTAATCAGGCATGGCTAGGTGCTGGCAACCCGGGGGTTAAACCATCGCGATGGCGTTGAGCGCCTCAGTCGCGGCATAGTCAGCCGAGCTGATGCCCATGGTCGAGACGAACATCTCGTGCACCACCGACCCGATCGCCTGAGTCACCTGATACACCCCGGCGTGCGTTCCGAACGCCGCGGCCAACAGCACCGAAGCCGGCTCCGGCGCGGGCGGCACCACACCCAGCGTCGGCGTAGCGCCGGCAGCGTTACCCGCCGCTACCATCGACCCGAGTCCGGCCAACCCTGATGTGGCCGCATCAATCCCCGCAGGCAATGCCTCGACAAACATAGAACCCTCCCGCAATCCCCTGACCGGACTATTTAGCCGGCCTGATCAAAAAATTGTATCGCCATACACGAACTTATGCGTCGCCCATCGCCGATCTATCCGACCTCAGCCTCGGCCACTTGGACGTACATTCTCGATTCGCCCGAAACGCCCGTATCCATCAAGAATCCCCGGCCTCTCGGCATCGAATGGCCCTTCCATTTCTCCCTCACGAAACCTTGATCGGGGTCAGAGTCCATGACCAACATCGGCTCGCGAGCATCGCGAAGCGGCTTGAGGATCGGGTCCCCCATCCCCGACATGAATGACCCGAACTGCCGGGTGTAGATGATGTGCAACCCCACATCAGAACCCGCCTGCACAAACGGGGCGATCGAGCCCAGTGGAGAGTCATAACCCAACGGAAGGCGCTCGGCATCGTCGATGATCAAGAAAATCTCCGGGCCCTCCCAGCGCCGCTGGCCGACCTGATCGACCGACACATCGTCGCTGGGCAGCCGCGGCGCCAGG
This region of Mycobacterium sp. 050128 genomic DNA includes:
- a CDS encoding WXG100 family type VII secretion target; the encoded protein is MSINYQFGDVDAHGALIRAQAASLEAEHQAIVRDVLAAGDFWGGAGSVACQEFITQLGRNFQVIYEQANQHGQKVQTAGSNMNSTDSAVGSSWA
- a CDS encoding PPE family protein; protein product: MPDYEVPPEINSGRMYAGLGSSSLMASAAAWQALSVQLGSAGGAFQAVIEALTSTAWMGPSSVTMALAAAPYVVWMIATAEQCQAAAAAAAAAAAAFEAARAGVVPPPVIAENRAQLAALVATNVMGFNTPAIMANEAHYGQMWAQDTTTMYGFAGEASGITGTLIPFTPPVPNSDPIGLAAQAAALGQSGGQAAGQQPMNFASSAGLPAGLDGQTMLSMGPQLVSTIPQALQGLSSPLSSGLGGGGLGQFQSLLSPFMSFMNPGMFGAGGTSAATGAGGPGLAGLGGAASEVEAMAGRAGSLGGLSVPATWTAGAGSAESASTVRAVAPVGASGGGLSSAAAPATAGGSGMYGGTPMAAGMHGRGTDSDGSPRYGKPVKVVRRH
- a CDS encoding PE family protein, translating into MFVEALPAGIDAATSGLAGLGSMVAAGNAAGATPTLGVVPPAPEPASVLLAAAFGTHAGVYQVTQAIGSVVHEMFVSTMGISSADYAATEALNAIAMV
- a CDS encoding ESX secretion-associated protein EspG, translating into MTIADTPPTSPASDITVNLEGLWLLQAMLGISQLAPELRGRPYGQPQSTEWLIAHPGLAVLVDQGIADEGAVVRSDIAARMAVLANPDVEIVVLVSHGAMTVVTPVVMDDPSTWRAIPDEQLRIVLARRDGRWASAVRAGSYITIDDCRGTDQEWVERLIVEALDSVHRVEPARISAVNVPLDDLRTAINLHAQAGSDAAKMAALRSLGLRGGALAELGAALEDPQAEALAYARAHVDTETVWSQTVLNLRDTGSGRVALYRLNPPPGSQQEWLAIAAATPGQLHQGLTTVFDSVGVRAWASHERMA
- a CDS encoding WXG100 family type VII secretion target codes for the protein MATRFMTDPHAMRDMAGRFEMHAQTVEDEARKMWASSQNIAGAGWSGQAQATSYDTMGQTNQAFRNIVNMLHGVRDGLIRDANNYEQQEQASQQILGS
- a CDS encoding MinD/ParA family ATP-binding protein, whose product is MTDNSDFVSRYLSPENTEQHREQVAPADERTEEVSLSDLRVPEPAAPQAPQVPTPQLPSPPVGKYEFAPPPAPGSAPQGTWPPTADTAPPVAGGTEGGHVGPAPVPARHPNAVPWSRAGGTDFSPASGPIRQQPGAIPPRPQFDPRPQTPAPAQRWAPPRVDPSERWAPRADLQSAGSVHTRHVEVEEVVKRRREPAEIGWRKAIYVCTGGLVNPGAGPRERQLRDWKAQVTSNIPGNYQITAVSIKGGVGKTRVTAGVGTTFADERKQPVIAIDADATYGSLGHFVDPKAQYSIRDFLAAKDAVVDYPKARHFTGQNKQRLEVLAGNQNVANPMDLDAATVFETVALTRRFYQLSLVDCGNAVETEFFKAVLSVSDALMIIGSCDAEGAKGIEKTVNWLAARNGHELLKRSVIVLNKAGTPAGKGVVAHVMERLGPRVRSVKTIPWDPHLREAATLDFAALHKRTRLAFLELAAELAEGFPSAGALSA